The following proteins are encoded in a genomic region of Jaculus jaculus isolate mJacJac1 chromosome 21, mJacJac1.mat.Y.cur, whole genome shotgun sequence:
- the LOC123456368 gene encoding tetraspanin-17-like, whose product MPGKHQQFQEPEVGCCGKYFLLGFNIIFWVLGALFLAIGLWAWGEKGVLSNISALMDLGGLDPVWLFVVVRTIMSVLGFAGCIGALRENTFLLKFFSVFLGLIFFLELATGILAFVFKDWIRDQLNLFINNNVKAYRDDIDLQNLIDFAQEYWNLNICFNCTDLNPSRERCGVPFSCCVRDPAEDVLNTQCGYDIRLKLEQGSIHTKGCVGQFEKWLQDNLIVVAGVLVGVALLQIFGICLAQNLVSDIKAVKANWITHGDGYKLLNQQHFANH is encoded by the exons atgcccggcaagcacCAGCAGTTCCAGGAACCCGAGGTCGGCTGCTGCGGGAAATACTTCCTGTTGGGCTTCAACATCatcttctgggtgctgggagccCTGTTCCTTGCCATCGGTCTCTGGGCCTGGGGTGAGAAGGGTGTTCTCTCCAACATCTCAGCATTGATGGATCTGGGAGGCCTCGACCCCGTGTGGCTGTTTGTGGTGGTTAGGACCATCATGTCAGTGTTGGGCTTTGCCGGCTGCATTGGGGCCCTCCGGGAGAACACCTTTCTGCTCaagtttttctctgtgttcctcGGCCTCATCTTCTTCTTGGAGTTGGCAACAGGGATCCTGGCCTTCGTCTTCAAGGACTGGATTCGAGACCAGCTCAACCTCTTCATCAACAACAATGTCAAAGCCTACCGGGACGACATTGACCTCCAGAACCTTATTGACTTTGCTCAGGAATACTGGAACCTCAATATCTGTTTCAACTGCACTGACTTGAACCCAAGCCGGGAGCGCTGCGGGGTGCCTTTCTCCTGCTGTGTCAGGGATCCTGCGGAAGATGTCCTCAACACTCAGTGTGGCTATGACATCCGGCTGAAACTGGAGCAGGGCTCCATCCACACCAAAGGCTGCGTGGGCCAGTTTGAGAAATGGCTGCAAGACAACCTGATCGTGGTGGCCGGGGTCTTGGTGGGCGTCGCGCTCCTCCAGATCTTTGGCATCTGCCTGGCCCAGAACCTCGTGAGTGACATCAAGGCAGTGAAGGCCAACTG GATCACACACGGTGATGGCTACAAACTACTCAATCAACAACACTTTGCAAACCACTGA